The sequence below is a genomic window from Uranotaenia lowii strain MFRU-FL chromosome 2, ASM2978415v1, whole genome shotgun sequence.
ataagaaaaaaaatatttcgctgtttttttgataaaatttcgaacatttcgtctagaaccactcatcaaagtttggacaccctattcactgaccttagtggccattttgttccacaatctcttaaTCTCTGTTGCTTTTCGAGTCGCCCTACCAtgcttcttcatcttctgctcgaaaattgtccaaaatttttcgatagggcggaattgagggcagttgagtgggttgatgtccttttttcCAGGCaagtcctttggctactaaattctgcttcattgtccggtttggttgcatactggcccgataagatcgtattccttcgcgcagactaATCGTTCTGACGGTGTACCGGTCGGTATTGCATTTCTTagcgatgtcgtagtccgactaccctgtgtttgccttgatcgttctcaacaccttcaaatgcagtttctgattcttaggtccactataacgcttggtatgaacctgccgatcgatagtatgcatctcacggaaacgtttgagaacgctgcacacggttgatttgagcatttttaacgatttcgcgattttttcaACCTAACCACGTCGGCTTTTAACGTGAGTGTCCAAAattattttcgtctcgcggcttccatcacgtgtaacttttttggaacaaaacgaatcgtaatgaaattttcagcactgatagaggaaacatttccaaacaaagtactatcaaaacattccagatccaacaactaagagcgcaatggtataataaacagtgcgtccagattcatggtgatccatgctttagaagtaatagacgaaatctgtgaaatgttttgaactcaggacgccaaaatcttataaaatcaactattgaaaaatataggaacCAAAAATGATGTTCCCCTGTGAAAtcgttacaaactttttgggTTTAATCACAAATCACTGcagatattgtttttgtcgAGAAATCCGAATTTCGCTGAGTGATGTCGATAAGAAATCTATAATCGTTTACCCagtctttattataaaactatCCTTATTTCTGTCTATAACCAAGAACAAATATATTTCActtcatcatacaattttaattttatttttaattagttttcaCAAAAATCGCTTAAAGTTGTTCGAGTTGTAGCCCATTTCGAGTTGATTTTGTTTGAGcctcccttccataaaaagagaTAATCTGGAGTGTGTTATACAAACCATcactgacccgaaaaaccctcggataccaaatttcacttcattccgactgtccgtttatacgtgatgaacgcctccatttttatataagattgaaaaaagttttattttgcttGTCTTAAATagtgatttcaaataaaaatttaaaattcaaactttcgaaatgaatttgattttgtggtacgtctcggtggtcgagtagTCGGCTTagcggtaatcgctggtccactgatggcttgggttcgattcccatctcggtactgagTATTTTATGTTTATCTTAAGTTGTTCCATCattatttattcagtctgtaaagcctgaATCGATTAAGACAGATTTTTAACtgtacactggattcttttttttaagcgATTGTTGTGTAcgtgcaaaaaaagaaatcgtttaaaaaagttcaaaacaactGGGCAAAATTCATCGCTCATTTTGAGTAAAATGGCCAACTTGGACTGTAAATCGGTCATTTTCAACCAAGTAGACCATTCTGAGGTGATTTGAGTGAAACCGGGAGGCTCAATTgattagttttgagttttaaGGCACGGTTGTTCCGAAACTTCCGCAGAGTCTCTGAGTGGTCATTGCGGCCCATGTTTCCGTCAGGAAGCAACGTCTGAATCAATTTTACACCCAGAAGTAGTTTTGCAAAAGGGGTAATGTCTAGAACCTGTTTTGACGTGTTcgaaaatcgtcttatttcgagaaaatcgtttaaaaaaagtcgtttaaaataaaaccgtgtaaaatgAGATGGTTAAAAATAGAATCCAGTGTAATTCGTtacaatatttgatttttacgTAAATTCCATatgctatttatttttaatacgtTCAGAAAAGatactttacctcatttttcagagtatttttaacttcaacaaaaaaaaaagttaagatgtAGACTTTCAAAATCGTAATCTATCCAtggaagaaatttgaattttgctgtTCTCAGTTTGTGATAAtttcaaaacgtacttttacccgactcgtacttttactcTATATCAATTTGCTTTTCATTTGTTAACCATGAATGAACAGCTGTTATTTGTAAATATATTGATGGGCACTAAATGATAGGCAATATGATTTCTACGAATATTTCCGGCTATTATTGGTAACCATTCGATGAGCTGCAATTCCTTCTAATCACCAATGTGCAAGAAGCATACGGTCGGTTTTTGAAGAACAGTCAATAAAACATTCGATTGACTGATAACGATTTAAATCGATCTTCAGAATAATTCGTCATCATTGCACGAAATCTGTTTCAGGAATTTTTTCAGTGTGTTGATGAATTActataaattgttttctttCAATGATTGTTCTTGCATTAGCTTAAAATCATTTGTTCTAAGAGGtagtattataaaaaaaatctttacttaaaaatactgaaaatgattACACTAAAAGTAATTGCGCTGGCTGTTCTAGTATTAACATGTGAGTAACTTTTGAGTTAGCTTTATTAACACTGAACATCTAaagtgtttatttatttatttatttttttattcatctaagtGGCATCTGCAGGCGCCTTCGTTTTGATGGAAACAGAAGAGTCGGGACtgttgttgaaaaatgaaactcTCATTCAAATGTTTTGTATCAGGGAATCAGGATCCGATGCAGCCTATCAGAAATATCTTTCCACACTCGGAAATCTCGGCTTGTGCATACTGAATTTAAACGATTCGTCGGATATATCATTCGAGGCCACATCATCCGGTGtgatacgaataaaaaagtGCGTAATGCTTACATGTCTTGTAATGACTTAACGTTAtatataatgataaaaaaattatatttacttTTCAGCCCTTGTCCATTGTTGAACACAAGTCTCCCTTGTTTCGATGGTTTTAAAGAAGCTTTCACCTTGTGCTTTCGCGAAGATTCTGCTTCGTTAACTGGGCAGGTGGCGAATGAAATCACCAGCAATTTATACAATTTGATGTGTGGTGATGCATCCATCTATGAAGGtgaataacatttttgttttaaataaattaacaattcacactaatgtttaaaaaaaactcttccagAAATGGGACAGCGAGCTTTCCATCAATGTGTTACTCGATTATGGAATGAACTCGATGAATGCAGTGGGCCTAGCTTATTCCCAAAGAATTCAAGATATGATAACGTGTGCGGGGCATACAAGTTGGGTCGAGAATGTTTGCAGAGAAAAGTGAACGACTGTGAGACTCAAGAAGTCATGAAACTAGTGGATGCTGTCTTGGAACCGTTTAACAAGTTCGGTAGATGTATGGATgatgatttttaaccaacaaatgcatcaacaggaaatactattcataaaaaaataaattaaaaatgaacaaaatatatATAGGATGGGTTGGACAAACAAACGTTCTGTAATATTTACTcaatcaaataataaatttttaacaatcttCATTGATGATGGATTTAATTTATTCCGAAATGAAATGAGATCTTAAAAGTCCATCAAACATAAAGTTTCCTCACAGAAAATCACTTGGGGCTAAATTGATGCACCAATTTTTgtgtttgaaaatctttttactTATTCCCAATCAAGAGTAATGTTCTTggaaaatatcaagaaaataagAGAGATTGACCTAACTTACTGAATTTTTGTTGCATTCTTTCATCAAACATTCGGTCATTCGAttactttgattcagtagaaacACTGCACTTTGTTTACAAATGGTCATTCGTTTTAATTGAATGGGAGTAGACCATGACTTTCGCGAACAGCACGTGTTTTTGTCTTCGTCCgcgaaaattttaaccaaattatAGTTTTGTAGAGTTTAGTTAAAGTGAAACTAATGTGTTCTAGTAATATTTTCGCCATGTAATGATTAAGTGAAGACTTGTGATTTGACTTAGTCGGACTTTATGGTAAAGTGTCTCTAACTTTAAATGGTTAACGAACACCTCTGcatgaaaaatgttgtttttgccAACAATCAACCGGGTGAGCACGTTCCATATTTTACGTTTATTATCGTTGTTTTTTCTACAATATTACGCAGCTGAACAAGTATtgatgttttaaagttttcaaacacGAGActttgattagtttttttttttttttgaagactcAGACCGGGTGTCtgagaagaaaatttcttattttaaatataatttattttactcAACAGTTCATGAGGCTGTTGTAAACAGTTAATGAGGACCAAAGGAATGGGTGTAACGTCGTGTTAGAAAACTTATCAATTAGTGAAGtccaattgaaaatttgttgaatttcgtaTTCACACGTTATGATGcaaatgtttatttaaagattGTTAGTATGTTCAATCATGGCTGAgatggaaattattttaaaaaaagcaacaaGTTTGATATTTTCTATATTCATCAATCAAAACTAAGAGGAAGTTTATGTTGTCAAAATTCAAgtaaataaacattatttttgttttgttcaatttgttcaataacttcTTTAGGGAAAAGGAAAACATGCAAATATATTTACGGTCTCTCTTTTACGACCAGCTCTATTTTAAGGTTCGATACAGTTTTATCGCAAAGTATTGTGATTTTCTAATGAACTATTTCCCATTCGAAAGGCCCTGTGATATctgttaattgaataaaaatacgtGTGCTGTCGTTCGTGTGTCacttaagactaatctatttgcTACTTTCTTTACAGTGCTGCGTGCGGTGACCGACCGAACATAGTACAGTCCGAAAGTGCGGAGTCAGCGTCTTGCGCTGAGCCCTCACATTGGACTTTGTTCGATATACAGTTTGTTTATGCTTTGCATGCATAAACGAACTGTAATATTGATAAATACAATGTTGCGGGTCCACCACACGCCCTtccttaataaatttaaaaattagtttatagatttaatttttaaattatacgtATGATTCGtatttaataaaatgtaaaatagtgttgttatgttatgtttatgaTGTTTATAATGTTAAGTCCTTATTCTATCCACCACACGTCCTAATTTAGTTTACAAATAGTTTTATCCTATCTTTGTGGACTTCGTCCACCTtgtcttttattttaactcttGCATTTTCTCCTAAATCTTCCAACACTTCATATGGACCATTGTATTTGGCTTCTAATTTGTTTcctgtttcattttttattagtACTAGGTCTCCTATATTCAACTTTAGTGCTTTCTTGTCTGTGTCATAGtgttcttttcttttttctttttgggaTAGCAGGTGTTTCCTTGCTTCTTCATGTGTATGCCTCAGTTTCAGTTGTAATATTGTGCAATAATCATCCAGATTATAGTAAGCGTTATTCTGATTTTCAGTCAAATTTGCAGGCATGTTAGCCAATTTCCCAAATACCAAACTGAAAGGTGTGTACCCTGTTGCTGTATGTACTGTATTATTATATGCGAATTCATAGAATGGAACCCATTCAGACCATTGAAATAGTTTACCATCACATTGAATTCTTAAATAATTCCCCAGTACCTTATGTGAATTTTCCAACGCACCAATTGATTGGTGGTGATATgctgttgaatttaatttttcgattcgTAAAATTTCTGCTAATTTTGTGAATAGTCCTGACATGAATTCTGTTCCTCTGTCAGATGCTATGACTTTTGGGacgccaaattttaaaattacacttTTGATGAAAGCTTTTGCTACTGTTtctgttgatttattttctattgGTGTCGCggttatgaattttgataattcacaCTGCGTTGTTAGGATATATTCAGACCCTTCAGACCGTATTAATGGCCCTACTATGTCcatataaattttctcaaatgcagtttctgcagttgttgttattttcattgggatttttgtttttggtaagGTCTTGTTTCGTTGACAAAGTtcgcattttttaataaaatcttcaatatctcTATTCATATTATTCCAGAAATATCTACTTTTTATGGTCTTTTGTGTTCTCTTTATTCCCGCATGCCCTGCAGTGGGAAGTATGTGAAAATCATTGAGAAttataagtttttctttttcatcttgGATTATTTTAATACCTTTGTTCAAAGCATATATTTTTGGTACCTCATCTAGCAAATTATTTTCCAAGAGACTGTTATAAAAGTTGTGCGCACTTCTAGAATTTTGTATTATTACGAGCTCGTTTAGGTTATTTTTCTTACATACTTCTTTTAGGCTTTTCATAGTTCGCCGTAGCTGAACCAATGACTTTGCCGGTTTTACAATAATTCTCCTTCCACAATCGGACATGGTACTTTCCATAGAAATGCTATTGTCAAGAATAATTTCTGCTATTCCTCCTGATGAAAAATGATGGCCATTCACCTTCATCGTTGGTGTTGCAGTTTCATTTGCTGTTTGTTTTGTCTTAGATCTCGTTGTTACGAATGCATCTTGGTTAATTTTCATGTTGATTCCTTTTAACTCGTCAGATGAAAAACGTGATAACGCGTCTGCTATCACATTCTCTTTGCCTCGTTTATAAATCACATCAAAATTGTATTCTTCTAATGCCAACCTAAACTTTGTCAGTCGACTAGAAGGATCAGTCATTGAGAAAAGGTACACTAACGGCCTGTGGTCGGTAAAGACATCGAACTTCCTCCCATACAGGTAGGGTCTAAAATGTCTTATACCCCATACTATGGCCAAAAGTTCCTTTTCTATGGTTGGGTAATTCTTTTCTGCTGAATTCAGAGTTTTACTTGCGTAAGCAACTGGTCTGCCATTCTTGTTAGAAAGGACGGCGCCGATTGCATACCCAGATGCATCTGTATGCAGagtaaatttgttattttctgaGAAGTCGGGAAAATCGAGAATTGgtggatttaaaaatttttctcgaagtGTATTAAATGCATGTTCACACTTATCATTCCATTGAAATGGAATGTTTTTTCTCGTTAAATAATTCAATGGTGAACATAAACTAGCGAAATTTTGAATGTGTTTTCGATAGTAATTAGCGAAAGCTACAAATCGCTTAACTTGGTCGGCGTCTTTAGGCTTTGGCCAATTTTTcactacttttattttttctgggtCAGGTTTTACTCCTTCCGCAGAAATCATATGGCCTAAATAAAGCaattctgttttaaaaaaattgcactttttCGGGTTTAATTTAAGGTTAACGCCTCGAAGTTTTTCGAAAACGgacatcaaatttttgttatgatccTCTATAGTTTTCCCGAAGACAATAATGTCATCCAGATAAACTAGGCATCTCGTCATGTCCAATCCTGACATGGCAATTGTCATAAGTCTAGAAAACGATGATGGACTGATTTTCAAACCCATGGGCAGCCTTGTCATTTGATATTGCCCTGACGGTGTTGAAAATGCAGTCACAGGTCTATCCCCAGGTCTTAACTGACACTGATAGTACCCTTGTGATAGGTCTAAATGAGAGAAATATTTTGCTCCTGCAAGAGCATCTATAATCTCATCAATGTTGGGTAGAGGGAATTTGTCATCCTCTACCGCTGTGTTGACTTTTCGGTAATCTATTACAAGTCTCCATTTTTTCGTATCCCCAGAACTTTTCTTGGGTACCAATAAAATAGGACTGTTCCATGCGGAAGTCGTCTTTTCTATTATGTTTTCGTCAATCATTTTGTTTATCTGTTTTTCGATCTCTGCCTTTTGCGAGTTAGGCAATCTATAAGGTTTGCTATAGATTGGTCGTACTTCTGTTTTGACTTTTATAACTGGACTGTAAATATCCGTCACTGTCAATTTGTCAGATTCTAAACAGAATATGTCGGCATACTTCGTGCATATTTGTACTATATGCCTTCTTTCGGCTGGTGATAAATGGCTTAATTCCAACTCTTGAAGAAGTTGCTCTATTCTGTCTTTCGCATCTTTTGAATGTTTCATATCCACTACCAAATAATCACTCGCTGGTTTAATAATTGGTttcagatttgaaatatttactggCTTGTTTTTCACGTTAACCATGTGAATGGGTATTTTCCCATTCGAAGGTTGAACAATTGTATTCGCGATGTATACATGTGGTTGTATCTCTTGATTTAGTACAATACATGTTTCAGTGAGTTTTGTATTTATGAGCTTTACTACCTCAGTTCTAGCAGGTATTATGTAACACATTTCACTATCTAGTGGTTTCAattccattttcatatttacaaAATCGATATTTGCTCCAAATTCTTTCAGAAAATCTGTGCCAATTAAACCATTAACTGTATCCGGTAAACTCTCTATTATATTAAACTTAATGGGATATTCTACAGAATTATATCCTACAAAAGTTTCAACGTATCCCAGCGTGCTGGTAACTCCGTTTACACCACTTATTTCCAAtgtttgtgaattatttatattgaaaatttcagggAGACATCTCTTGTCCAAAATACAACAAGATGCTCCACTGTCAATTATTAGTTCTACTTCCttaccaaataataaaaattttactctGAGAGCCTTTTTCGCATTAAAATTAGCGAAAAAGATCAATCAGATTGGCTTCTTCCCTTTCTCGTTCTTGTCTTTGGGgttgtggttgttgttgttgaatttgttgttgttgtccttCGGCAATGTTTGCCATGTGTGGACCGTTTCGACCTCTTCGATTATTCCCTCTTTGGTTTTGGTTGCTATGGTTATTACCATAGTTGTTATTGTTGGAACCACGGTTGTAGTTGGTATAATTGTTACCTCTTCCACGGTATCCATTATTCCCTCTGTAGGAACCATGTCCTCTAGGGTGGCCTCTGCCTCTCCATTGATTTTGTCCATTGCCTCTATATGACGGTTTTCCGGTTGTGCACCAGAGTGCCATTAGAGTGTCAACACAGTTTTCCTGATGGGGTGTTGCTTGACACTCCAGAGCATCTGAAACCGCTTTGTTTAAAGTTGTCGGGTTTCGTgctcttaataaaaattttactgaTGGATCTTTAAGCCCATCAACAAATGCGCGCACAGCAACCGTTTCTACCAGGTTGCTGGCGGCTGACTCGCTGGCAAACGTTCCTTGCGAAACGTAAGCAGCGGCCAATTTGGACGATAATTTTGTGATTTCGTCTCCGAAATCAGTTAGTGTCTTGTTGCTTTGGCGTTTGGAAAGCATCTCACTTTCCACCGCCTTCGGAGTGAGCTTGACtccgaatttttgtttcaatgccTCAATGGCGGCATCGACGGTTGCAACACTGTCGAATGCCCCACGGGCAGTTCCGGTCAatgtaattttcagaaattttatcagctctgCGGGAGGTACTCCTTCCGCATAGTCTTTTAAAAGTTCTATACTTTCGATGTAGCTCTGCAGGTTAACTGCGGAACCATCGAAAGGTTTTACTACCTTTAAAGCTATGTTTAAGTCTAGCTTAGCCATTTTGGATGGTATAccacttaaaacattttttttccgaagTTCCATGAAATAGTACTTATACTTGTTCCTGAACAATGTTTTAGTAACATTAAACCTCAATAACCTCTAGTTTCGGTGAAGTTTCTTTTCCCTTAATAGTGCACATCAGTTTCTTGAgactatttttaaagttaaatatttgttagaaattgttaaatttactCTCATTACTCattattccgtttttttttcctggtttGTAGCGGTTcctaaaaatttttgaactctAGGTTACTAACTTGTTTTGTATAACTATTTATTTTAGATACTTAGCTTATATGTTTCATAGATGTAGGTAATGGTTTCCCAACGTTCCATGTGAGGATCATTTCCAGTTCATCTTTCAGGTTGGTCAGGACGTTCCTCTGCTTCCTAGCGTGGTGGTTCTCTACAGATGCTCCTGTGGCCATATCGAAAATGTTATTCACCAGCCTGATGTACGCATTTACTTCCTGTTGAGTGAACGGATCTTCCTTCAGCCGTAGCATTAGTTGTTCCCTTATCGCTTCCAGTTGTTGCTTGCATATTTTAATCAGAATTTCGTTCTGTTCGTAGTTTGTTGTTGTACTCATTGTTCATTGATTGTCTTTTGTTTCTGACTCACTAGATTAGCACACTTCTTTTCcccgttaacattttttttttttttttttactttttaaggtGTTGCCGATAAGTTGTTCATTTGGATCGCACGAGTGGCTACTCGTTCCGTTTGTTGGCGGTGTAGTTTTATTATCACCTTAACTGAAATATATCCGATAGCGGCTGCCGCAATCGCACACAGTGCCACTGTTTGGGCTACTTGATTTTGCTCGCACGCACTGTTCGTCACCGGCGCGACGATTTCGTCCGCGCTGAACCATCCCATTGTAAAGTGCTAGTTGagtttttgtactttttaaGGGAATATTTTTTGACACTTGCACTTTTAACTAGTTTTACTTTTCCGAACGTCGCGTGTCACCAAGTAATAAAAACCGGGCAGGATCGCCATGAACTATTTCCCATTCGAAAGGCCCTGTGATATctgttaattgaataaaaatacgtGTGCTGTCGTTCGTGTGTCacttaagactaatctatttgcTACTTTCTTTACAGTGCTGCGTGCGGTGACCGACCGAACATAGTACAGTCCGAAAGTGCGGAGTCAGCGTCTTGCGCTGAGCCCTCACATTGGACTTTGTTCGATATACAGTTTGTTTATGCTTTGCATGCATAAACGAACTGTAATATTGATAAATACAATGTTGCGGGTCCACCACACTAAAACTAATCGCAACGATTCATCTAAAAAACTTGTCATCTGATCATATCCCTCCCCACATCTGCATCAAAATGGTTTTGTTaagatgcagaggtgacctcggtcctaaagtaTAAGTCTATAttcttttatgtttttctgttattttcctttttacag
It includes:
- the LOC129740999 gene encoding uncharacterized protein LOC129740999; this encodes MITLKVIALAVLVLTLASAGAFVLMETEESGLLLKNETLIQMFCIRESGSDAAYQKYLSTLGNLGLCILNLNDSSDISFEATSSGVIRIKNPCPLLNTSLPCFDGFKEAFTLCFREDSASLTGQVANEITSNLYNLMCGDASIYEEMGQRAFHQCVTRLWNELDECSGPSLFPKNSRYDNVCGAYKLGRECLQRKVNDCETQEVMKLVDAVLEPFNKFGRCMDDDF